One genomic window of Desulfovibrio gilichinskyi includes the following:
- a CDS encoding peptidylprolyl isomerase produces the protein MKGLKILLIAAIFCAALSIGATVHAESSKVYVKMETSKGNILLELDRAKAPTTVANFLRYVNEGHYDGTIFHRVISGFMIQGGNMDINMKPKQTYDPIENEARNGLYNDKYTIAMARTGDPHSATDQFFINTADNGALNFKSESSSGWGYAVFGKVLSGKKVVDSIEKVVTFRKGRYDDVPVKPVMIIKAEEVKQ, from the coding sequence ATGAAAGGATTAAAAATATTATTGATTGCGGCTATTTTTTGCGCAGCTCTCTCAATTGGCGCAACTGTGCATGCTGAAAGTTCTAAAGTGTATGTTAAAATGGAAACCAGCAAGGGGAATATTCTTCTTGAACTTGATAGAGCCAAGGCTCCAACGACAGTGGCTAATTTTTTAAGGTATGTGAACGAAGGTCACTATGACGGCACCATCTTTCACAGAGTAATCAGCGGGTTTATGATTCAGGGCGGGAATATGGATATAAATATGAAGCCTAAACAGACTTACGACCCTATTGAAAATGAAGCCCGCAACGGTCTGTATAACGATAAATATACAATTGCTATGGCGCGCACAGGCGATCCTCATTCCGCTACTGATCAGTTTTTTATCAATACTGCTGATAATGGTGCTTTAAACTTTAAGTCTGAATCCTCATCAGGATGGGGATATGCTGTTTTCGGTAAAGTTTTAAGCGGCAAAAAAGTTGTCGATAGCATTGAAAAAGTAGTGACTTTCCGCAAGGGCAGATATGACGATGTTCCTGTTAAGCCTGTCATGATTATCAAGGCTGAGGAAGTTAAACAGTAA
- a CDS encoding YchJ family protein: protein MSECPCGSGIVYAECCEPYITGTKPAPTAEALMRSRYTAFAVHNVDYLGDTLAPESKHDYEPEQVKEWAHSSTWLGLEIVSTSAGQPDDSTGEVEFIATFKQGGATHKHHEASHFEKRDGNWLYIDGDMVAPKPIVKENKVGRNDPCPCGSGKKYKKCCA, encoded by the coding sequence ATGAGTGAATGTCCATGCGGTTCCGGAATTGTATACGCCGAGTGCTGTGAACCATATATTACTGGAACAAAACCTGCCCCGACTGCAGAAGCATTGATGCGTTCCCGTTACACAGCTTTTGCTGTGCATAATGTAGATTATCTCGGTGACACCTTGGCCCCGGAAAGCAAGCACGACTATGAGCCTGAGCAGGTAAAAGAGTGGGCTCACTCTTCCACTTGGCTTGGCCTTGAAATTGTTTCTACTTCAGCAGGTCAGCCCGATGATTCCACCGGTGAAGTCGAGTTCATTGCGACTTTCAAACAGGGCGGAGCAACTCACAAACATCACGAAGCAAGCCACTTTGAAAAAAGAGACGGCAATTGGCTTTATATTGATGGAGACATGGTTGCACCGAAACCAATCGTTAAAGAAAATAAAGTCGGACGTAATGATCCCTGCCCATGCGGCAGTGGCAAAAAATACAAAAAATGCTGTGCGTAA
- a CDS encoding NifB/NifX family molybdenum-iron cluster-binding protein, whose translation MIIALPSRDGQIDGHFGHCEAFTLFTLDDSKSIVSEETITPPPGCGCKSNIVSTLVEKGVSVLLAGNMGQGAVNLLQASNINVIRGCSGDLKTAVSQWAEGNLSDSAVVCEDHESCGNH comes from the coding sequence ATGATTATAGCACTTCCTTCAAGAGATGGACAGATTGATGGACATTTCGGTCACTGTGAAGCTTTCACTCTTTTCACTTTAGACGACAGCAAAAGCATTGTTTCTGAAGAAACAATTACCCCCCCTCCAGGATGCGGATGTAAATCCAACATTGTTTCCACCCTCGTTGAAAAAGGCGTAAGCGTCTTATTGGCAGGAAATATGGGTCAAGGAGCTGTTAACCTCTTGCAGGCCAGCAATATAAACGTTATCCGCGGTTGTAGCGGAGATCTGAAGACAGCTGTCAGCCAGTGGGCTGAAGGCAACCTGTCCGACTCCGCAGTTGTTTGTGAAGATCACGAGTCCTGCGGCAATCATTAA
- the arfB gene encoding alternative ribosome rescue aminoacyl-tRNA hydrolase ArfB — translation MISITPTLSIPDSEIIFIASRSSGPGGQHVNKTSSRVTLIFNLQESAALSDYQKRILLSRISNKINSNGELHISCEEHRSQFRNKEEAIERFKNILAEGLKPIKHRRKTKVPNSMKRKRLDSKNKRAQTKKQRSKPDY, via the coding sequence ATGATAAGTATCACCCCAACATTGTCCATACCTGATAGTGAAATAATTTTTATTGCTAGCCGCAGCTCCGGTCCCGGAGGGCAGCATGTCAATAAAACATCTTCCCGTGTAACTCTTATATTTAATTTGCAAGAATCTGCTGCCCTTAGTGACTACCAGAAAAGGATTCTTCTTTCCAGAATAAGTAATAAAATAAACAGCAATGGTGAATTACATATATCTTGCGAGGAACATCGCAGTCAGTTCCGCAACAAAGAAGAAGCTATTGAGCGGTTTAAAAATATTCTGGCGGAAGGTTTAAAGCCGATTAAGCACAGGCGTAAAACAAAAGTGCCTAATTCTATGAAGCGCAAGCGACTTGATAGTAAAAACAAGCGTGCGCAAACCAAAAAACAGCGTTCAAAACCTGATTACTAG
- a CDS encoding FmdE family protein → MNTYFPPETIERVIEFHGHQCPGLAIGIRASELCLNKLGHNNESSLVTICETDMCGVDAIQFLTGCSVGKGNLLLRDYGKMVFTFFRREDGKGVRALLNPEFLEENRNEMSKLMKATSDGFATEADKKKCKEIRSEVEAKYLEADLDEMFIIGAPQMVMPRPAAILESLECESCGEKIMESRSRRFAGQTLCIPCFSKVEQKI, encoded by the coding sequence ATGAATACTTATTTCCCCCCTGAAACAATTGAAAGAGTTATAGAATTTCACGGTCACCAATGCCCGGGACTTGCAATAGGAATCCGCGCATCCGAGCTATGCTTAAATAAGCTGGGACATAACAACGAATCCTCGCTTGTAACAATCTGCGAAACAGATATGTGCGGAGTTGATGCAATTCAATTCCTTACAGGGTGTTCTGTAGGCAAAGGTAACTTACTACTTAGAGACTACGGGAAAATGGTCTTTACCTTTTTCAGACGCGAAGACGGCAAAGGGGTTCGAGCTTTGCTGAATCCTGAATTTCTGGAAGAAAACAGGAATGAAATGAGTAAACTTATGAAGGCCACCTCTGACGGTTTCGCTACAGAAGCAGATAAGAAAAAATGTAAAGAGATTCGATCTGAAGTAGAAGCCAAATATTTAGAAGCGGATTTAGATGAAATGTTCATCATAGGCGCGCCGCAGATGGTTATGCCCCGCCCTGCTGCAATTCTGGAATCACTTGAGTGTGAAAGCTGCGGTGAAAAAATAATGGAATCACGCTCAAGAAGATTTGCAGGACAGACTTTATGTATACCGTGCTTCAGTAAGGTTGAGCAGAAGATTTAA
- a CDS encoding ABC transporter ATP-binding protein: protein MNLKVNGLNFSYSGTPILEGINFCVDKGELLAILGPNGAGKTTLLKCLNGIHTPKQGFVLVNERDVFKLSSDDIAKLIGYVPQRVESARLSVFDAVLMGRKPHIKWRVRDHDICIVDAALKRLSLTHLALRYIDRLSGGELQKVSIARALVQEPEVLLLDEPTSSLDLKNQLEILRTVRGIVKGHNVSAIMTMHDLNTALRYADKFIFLKAGVIHSCGAKECVTPEVIEAVYGVPVEIEQRNGCPVIHPIEDLDAVDHSHTHDHNHKTETIHNQ, encoded by the coding sequence ATAAACCTCAAAGTAAACGGCCTGAATTTCAGCTACAGCGGGACTCCGATTCTTGAAGGAATTAATTTCTGCGTAGATAAAGGAGAACTGCTTGCCATTCTCGGGCCTAACGGCGCAGGTAAAACAACTCTCCTTAAATGTTTGAACGGTATTCATACCCCAAAACAAGGCTTTGTTCTTGTTAACGAACGTGATGTTTTTAAACTCAGTTCAGACGATATTGCCAAATTGATAGGCTATGTACCGCAAAGGGTGGAATCTGCGAGACTCAGCGTCTTCGATGCGGTTCTCATGGGACGCAAACCCCATATTAAATGGAGGGTCCGTGACCATGACATTTGTATTGTAGATGCCGCGTTAAAGCGACTTTCTCTGACTCACCTAGCACTTAGATACATTGACCGGCTAAGCGGCGGAGAACTCCAAAAAGTCAGCATTGCCCGCGCTCTTGTGCAGGAGCCGGAAGTTCTTTTGCTGGATGAACCGACCAGCAGCCTTGACCTTAAAAATCAACTTGAAATTTTGCGAACTGTCAGGGGGATTGTAAAAGGACACAATGTCTCAGCTATCATGACTATGCATGATCTCAATACAGCCCTGCGCTATGCTGATAAATTCATTTTTCTTAAAGCCGGGGTCATCCACAGTTGCGGCGCAAAAGAATGCGTAACACCGGAAGTGATCGAAGCGGTATACGGAGTTCCTGTTGAAATTGAACAGCGAAACGGGTGCCCTGTAATCCACCCCATTGAAGATTTAGACGCTGTAGATCACAGCCATACGCATGACCACAACCATAAAACCGAAACAATTCATAACCAGTAG
- a CDS encoding FecCD family ABC transporter permease, which yields MHFNDGQIPPEYAKLIRRKTLFIIAGFVLTAAVLTLSIGMGPVSISIMETLKTLLGETVSKRFDIIIWNIRLPQALTAIVAGAGLSVSGAVMQAILRNPLGSPFTLGISHAAAFGAAVSVMVLGLGTMSSSNVGAISINSPYLTTVVSFSFSLIATFVIIAISRLRRATPEVMILTGVALGALFTAGTMFLQYFADDVQLAAMVFWTFGDVARATWTELGIMSAVTLIAYIWFTLNRWNFNAIEAGDETAKGLGVKVERVRITGMLLSSLVTAVIVSFLGIIGFVGLVCPHMVRRMIGDDYRFLLPGSCLLGGALLLTADTAARLMLAPNVLPVSVLTAFLGAPMFIWLIIKGNK from the coding sequence ATGCATTTTAATGACGGGCAAATCCCGCCGGAATATGCAAAACTCATCAGGCGCAAAACTCTGTTCATTATTGCAGGATTCGTCCTCACTGCGGCAGTGCTCACGTTGTCTATCGGGATGGGACCGGTTTCTATATCTATTATGGAGACTCTTAAAACACTGCTTGGTGAAACTGTTTCCAAACGGTTCGATATCATAATCTGGAACATCAGATTACCGCAGGCTCTCACCGCAATTGTTGCTGGGGCCGGACTTTCTGTTTCAGGCGCGGTGATGCAGGCAATTCTTCGAAACCCTCTCGGCTCTCCATTTACTTTGGGGATATCCCATGCAGCAGCATTCGGAGCGGCAGTGTCTGTCATGGTCCTCGGCTTAGGAACAATGAGCAGTTCAAATGTCGGCGCAATTTCAATCAACAGCCCGTATCTTACGACAGTAGTATCTTTCTCGTTCAGTTTGATTGCCACCTTTGTGATCATTGCAATATCACGTCTTCGCCGCGCTACGCCGGAGGTAATGATTCTTACAGGTGTTGCCTTAGGGGCACTCTTCACAGCCGGAACAATGTTCCTGCAATACTTTGCCGATGATGTTCAACTGGCTGCAATGGTCTTCTGGACATTCGGCGATGTGGCCAGGGCAACTTGGACTGAACTTGGAATAATGAGCGCGGTAACTTTAATTGCCTATATATGGTTCACACTGAACCGCTGGAATTTCAATGCCATTGAAGCAGGAGACGAAACGGCAAAAGGTCTTGGAGTAAAAGTAGAACGGGTAAGAATTACCGGAATGCTGCTGTCATCGCTTGTTACCGCCGTTATTGTATCTTTTCTGGGAATTATCGGGTTTGTAGGTCTAGTCTGTCCGCACATGGTCAGGCGAATGATCGGGGACGATTACAGGTTTCTACTCCCCGGTTCATGTTTGCTCGGCGGAGCTTTGCTCCTGACTGCTGATACCGCCGCCCGCCTTATGCTCGCACCGAATGTACTGCCGGTTTCAGTTTTAACAGCGTTTTTGGGAGCTCCAATGTTTATCTGGCTGATCATAAAGGGGAATAAATGA
- a CDS encoding iron ABC transporter substrate-binding protein: MNKFLSITFAILTALCLSLPTYAQARTITDMAGRKVVIPEKVDRVLCSGPGCLRYLTYLQGQNLIVGVDSIEKKEDKFDARPYAIANPQFKKLPLFGEFRGNDNPELILSLEPQPQVIFKTYKEMGYDPDELQEKTGIPVVCLSYASLAAKRQSVYNSLKLMGDVIGKSERAEKVCNFMEENIKDLEKRTAGIPDSKRKTCYVGGIAKKGPHGFQSTEPAYPPFLFVNANNVACPPKELGKPLQHANVAKEQIVSWNPEILFMDISTCQLGDEASAVNELKKDPAYQSLDAVIADHVYTVLPYNWYSRNYGSIIADAFYVGKVLYPERFTDIDPKAKADEIYSFMVGKPVFNEMENAFKEKAFDKLVLR; encoded by the coding sequence ATGAACAAATTTTTATCCATTACCTTCGCAATACTAACGGCTCTCTGCCTTTCCCTGCCGACTTATGCCCAAGCAAGAACAATAACGGATATGGCTGGACGCAAAGTAGTAATACCTGAAAAAGTTGACAGAGTTCTTTGCTCAGGCCCGGGATGCTTACGTTATCTAACTTATCTTCAAGGACAAAACTTGATTGTTGGAGTCGACAGCATAGAAAAAAAAGAAGATAAATTTGATGCTCGTCCATATGCGATTGCTAATCCGCAATTCAAAAAGCTGCCTCTTTTCGGAGAATTCAGAGGAAACGATAATCCGGAACTGATTCTATCCCTTGAACCGCAACCGCAGGTAATTTTTAAAACATATAAGGAAATGGGCTACGACCCTGATGAATTACAGGAAAAAACTGGAATTCCAGTAGTTTGCTTATCATATGCCAGCCTCGCTGCAAAACGCCAGTCAGTATACAACTCCCTTAAGCTTATGGGCGATGTAATCGGCAAGTCTGAAAGAGCTGAAAAAGTATGCAATTTCATGGAAGAAAACATCAAAGATCTGGAAAAACGAACTGCTGGAATCCCTGACTCTAAGCGCAAAACATGCTACGTAGGCGGCATTGCTAAAAAAGGCCCGCACGGCTTTCAGTCCACTGAGCCTGCATATCCCCCATTTCTATTTGTTAACGCAAACAACGTGGCCTGCCCGCCGAAAGAACTGGGCAAACCTTTGCAGCATGCAAATGTGGCGAAAGAGCAAATTGTTTCGTGGAATCCGGAAATTTTATTCATGGACATATCAACCTGTCAGCTTGGAGACGAAGCAAGCGCTGTTAATGAACTTAAAAAAGACCCCGCTTATCAAAGCCTTGATGCGGTTATTGCCGATCATGTTTATACGGTTCTTCCTTACAACTGGTATTCACGAAATTACGGGTCGATAATTGCCGATGCTTTTTACGTTGGTAAAGTTCTATACCCCGAAAGATTTACCGACATTGACCCCAAAGCCAAGGCTGATGAAATATACAGTTTCATGGTCGGAAAACCTGTCTTTAATGAAATGGAGAATGCCTTCAAAGAAAAAGCATTCGACAAGCTGGTTTTGAGGTAG
- a CDS encoding ribbon-helix-helix domain-containing protein, whose translation MCEIYSSTPPPEYEQVTRSVRISGAVTSIRLERRFWSILDDVAAKENLSLGKFLAALHEEAYNVHGEISNFASLLRVVCTTYLAKEQYSESSS comes from the coding sequence ATGTGCGAGATATACTCTTCCACGCCTCCTCCTGAATATGAACAGGTTACCCGTTCTGTTCGAATAAGCGGAGCTGTCACCAGCATTCGCCTTGAACGAAGATTCTGGTCAATTCTTGATGATGTTGCGGCAAAGGAAAATCTCTCGCTTGGCAAATTCCTAGCGGCCCTGCATGAGGAAGCCTACAATGTGCATGGGGAAATATCCAACTTTGCATCCCTGCTGCGTGTTGTCTGCACTACCTATCTGGCTAAAGAACAATACTCCGAAAGTTCCTCCTGA
- a CDS encoding DJ-1/PfpI family protein, translating into MTKKILMIVGDFVEDYEVMVPFQALQAMGFDVDAVCPGKKAGEQIATAIHDFVGHQTYVELPGHNFTLNADFDTIKTEDYAALVVPGGRAPEYLRLNEKVLEMVRSFPATDRPVAAICHGPQLLAAAGVLKGKRVTAYPACGPEVTLAGGEYVAIDVDDAIADGKLVTAPAWPAHPKWLRTFVDILNKE; encoded by the coding sequence ATGACAAAAAAGATTCTGATGATTGTCGGCGACTTTGTTGAAGACTATGAAGTTATGGTTCCATTTCAGGCTCTACAGGCAATGGGCTTTGATGTAGACGCAGTCTGCCCTGGCAAAAAAGCCGGCGAACAGATTGCTACAGCTATTCATGACTTTGTCGGACATCAAACATATGTGGAATTGCCGGGTCACAACTTCACCCTCAATGCAGACTTTGACACGATTAAAACTGAAGATTATGCTGCTCTCGTAGTTCCCGGCGGAAGAGCCCCAGAGTACCTGCGCTTAAACGAAAAAGTACTCGAAATGGTCCGCAGCTTTCCGGCAACAGACCGCCCTGTCGCGGCTATATGCCACGGCCCGCAGCTGCTTGCAGCCGCCGGAGTACTTAAAGGTAAAAGAGTTACGGCATATCCGGCCTGCGGACCTGAAGTGACTCTCGCCGGCGGTGAATATGTTGCAATTGATGTTGATGATGCGATTGCCGACGGCAAGCTCGTAACCGCTCCTGCTTGGCCTGCTCACCCTAAATGGCTCAGAACATTTGTTGATATACTCAACAAGGAATAA
- a CDS encoding GNAT family N-acetyltransferase has translation MRVAIDSDLPEIVAIYNSTVESRLSTADTEEVSIESKMQWFKAHTPDKRPILVHEDDNTVAAWVSFEKFYGRPAYGKTAEISIYIHSKYRGLGLGKKLLQEAIDMTPSLEIKTLVAYIFSHNAPSIRLFKSFGFKEWGRLPDIAEMDGKEYSLSILGKRLIT, from the coding sequence ATGAGAGTAGCAATAGATAGCGATCTTCCAGAAATCGTTGCCATTTATAATTCAACTGTAGAGTCGCGTCTATCGACTGCGGATACGGAAGAAGTCAGCATTGAATCTAAAATGCAATGGTTCAAAGCACATACTCCTGACAAACGCCCTATACTCGTTCACGAAGATGATAATACCGTTGCGGCATGGGTGAGTTTTGAAAAATTTTACGGTCGTCCTGCGTATGGGAAGACTGCTGAAATAAGCATCTATATTCATTCAAAATATAGAGGACTCGGACTGGGTAAAAAGTTACTGCAAGAAGCAATTGATATGACTCCGTCCTTAGAAATAAAAACCCTTGTCGCATACATATTTTCGCACAACGCGCCAAGCATCAGACTGTTCAAATCTTTTGGTTTTAAAGAATGGGGCAGATTACCGGATATCGCGGAAATGGATGGCAAGGAGTATAGCCTTTCAATCCTCGGCAAAAGGCTTATCACGTAA
- a CDS encoding RHS repeat-associated core domain-containing protein, with amino-acid sequence MDICLGFAAGLTDKETGLVHLGYREYDPAIGRFITPDPLGFAGGDVDVYGYCLDDPINFHDRTGLAGKSEGKEQGTYSKIASGLHKAATAIPKGLEKAADKSTEGIKKATTEGGKAASKAIVKGSHAAKEAIEKTADEFKNNKELQKYTGIALGAGSVPIALAGGAAVAPAIVQAGIATSGAVEKFAQETASRIATRPNLLKNLKRGYDFASAFNSGELPPVSWAGALGTAIANRDRIRETFEEIKK; translated from the coding sequence TTGGATATATGCTTAGGGTTTGCCGCAGGGCTGACAGATAAAGAGACCGGACTGGTTCATCTTGGATATCGTGAATACGATCCCGCAATCGGCAGATTCATAACTCCCGACCCACTCGGATTCGCTGGCGGAGACGTAGATGTTTACGGGTACTGTCTCGATGACCCTATTAATTTTCATGATCGGACGGGGCTTGCGGGGAAGAGTGAGGGGAAAGAGCAAGGAACTTATTCTAAAATAGCCTCAGGATTACATAAAGCTGCGACTGCAATACCTAAAGGACTCGAAAAGGCTGCGGATAAAAGTACTGAAGGCATTAAAAAAGCGACAACCGAAGGTGGTAAAGCTGCTTCCAAGGCTATTGTTAAAGGAAGTCATGCAGCCAAAGAAGCAATTGAAAAGACTGCCGATGAGTTTAAAAACAATAAAGAATTGCAAAAATATACCGGAATAGCTCTTGGGGCTGGATCAGTTCCTATTGCTTTAGCAGGAGGGGCGGCTGTAGCTCCTGCTATTGTTCAAGCTGGAATTGCTACGAGTGGAGCTGTCGAAAAATTTGCACAAGAAACAGCAAGCAGAATAGCTACTCGCCCTAACTTGTTAAAAAACCTTAAAAGAGGATATGATTTTGCTTCTGCATTTAATTCAGGAGAGCTTCCCCCTGTAAGCTGGGCTGGCGCTCTAGGAACTGCAATCGCTAATAGAGATAGAATCCGTGAAACTTTTGAAGAAATCAAAAAGTAG
- a CDS encoding CBS and ACT domain-containing protein produces MLVKHWMTKDIITLTPDRSMMKAAKIMKDKVISRLPIVDDDGVLVGIISDRDIKEASPSKATTLDMHELYYLLSEIKIKDIMTRKVLTVSIEDTVEKAAVIMDENKIGGVPVVDADNKCVGVITTTDVFKVLINITGVLHGGIQMGIALSNKAGSLSRVVDFLKDNHARMMSVLTSYEPNQDNTRQVFIRIQDMEKSELNKLREGIAENFELLYWVRDSVHGLTS; encoded by the coding sequence ATGCTTGTTAAACACTGGATGACAAAAGATATTATCACCCTCACACCTGACCGCTCAATGATGAAAGCTGCCAAAATCATGAAAGATAAAGTGATAAGCAGACTGCCGATAGTTGACGATGACGGAGTTTTAGTAGGAATAATTTCAGACCGCGATATAAAAGAAGCCTCTCCTTCAAAGGCGACGACTCTTGATATGCATGAGCTTTACTATCTGCTTTCAGAGATCAAAATTAAAGATATCATGACCCGCAAAGTTTTAACTGTTTCCATTGAAGACACCGTAGAAAAAGCAGCGGTAATTATGGATGAAAATAAAATAGGCGGAGTTCCGGTTGTAGATGCTGATAACAAATGCGTAGGAGTCATCACAACCACTGACGTCTTCAAAGTCCTGATCAACATCACAGGTGTCCTTCACGGCGGCATACAGATGGGCATAGCCCTGTCTAACAAAGCGGGCTCTCTCAGCCGCGTGGTAGACTTCTTAAAAGACAACCACGCCCGCATGATGTCCGTTCTGACAAGTTACGAGCCTAACCAGGATAACACTCGTCAGGTTTTTATCCGCATTCAGGACATGGAAAAATCAGAGCTTAATAAACTGCGTGAAGGGATAGCCGAAAACTTCGAACTGCTCTACTGGGTTCGTGATTCTGTTCACGGCCTGACTTCATAA
- a CDS encoding peptidase U32 family protein: MKPINCEMPELLCPAGNMEKLSAAVTYGADAVYLGAGDLNLRSAGAGFQWEELPEAFALTKANNVQAYFCINAYPREKDLDLVKKDLEKLTKCPPDGIIAADPGVIRIIKQFFPSIPIHISTQANTGNSEAAKFWKEFGASRVNLARELCVTDIADIAAKCPDIELELFVHGAMCMAISGRCFLSSWLNDRSANMGRCTHPCRFEYKATGLRVEEKTRPGNDVWETIEEDGHTTFFAAEDLCLIHYVRWLSRLGVAALKIEGRTKSSSYVAQVADVYRAALDAAKTGSALPERTMFELLNTATRPLSTAFFKTSGPSTIAQPPSAEERKPIVARIQEKRGDDCWLVSVKSRWELEKDTEILVPGLKRPAMNAGSYSFETIHGEAVDVIHSGTQALLRTDQPDIMTGYFVRSA, from the coding sequence ATGAAGCCTATCAACTGCGAAATGCCTGAATTACTATGCCCTGCCGGAAATATGGAAAAACTTTCTGCCGCTGTTACTTACGGCGCAGACGCCGTTTACCTTGGAGCCGGAGATCTTAACCTGCGTTCTGCCGGAGCAGGATTCCAATGGGAAGAACTCCCCGAAGCCTTTGCTCTTACCAAAGCAAACAACGTTCAGGCATATTTTTGTATCAATGCCTACCCTCGTGAAAAGGATCTGGATCTGGTAAAAAAAGATCTTGAAAAACTTACCAAATGTCCTCCCGATGGAATCATCGCAGCGGACCCCGGGGTAATCAGAATTATCAAGCAATTTTTCCCCAGTATTCCTATACACATCAGTACACAGGCCAACACTGGAAACAGCGAAGCTGCAAAGTTCTGGAAAGAATTCGGTGCTTCGAGAGTAAACCTCGCCAGAGAGCTCTGTGTAACGGATATCGCCGATATTGCCGCAAAGTGTCCTGATATTGAGCTGGAACTTTTTGTCCACGGAGCCATGTGCATGGCTATTTCAGGACGCTGTTTTCTAAGCTCATGGCTTAACGACAGATCCGCTAATATGGGCCGCTGCACACATCCATGTCGATTTGAATACAAAGCAACCGGGTTGCGGGTTGAAGAAAAAACAAGACCCGGTAACGATGTTTGGGAAACCATTGAAGAAGACGGACACACAACCTTTTTTGCAGCTGAGGACCTTTGCCTGATTCACTATGTGCGCTGGCTGTCCAGACTGGGAGTTGCTGCTCTTAAAATTGAAGGGCGCACTAAAAGTTCATCTTACGTTGCACAGGTTGCAGACGTCTACAGAGCGGCCCTTGATGCGGCCAAAACAGGCAGCGCTTTACCGGAAAGGACAATGTTTGAACTTCTTAATACAGCCACCCGCCCACTCAGCACTGCGTTTTTCAAAACATCAGGTCCAAGCACAATTGCTCAGCCTCCTTCTGCAGAGGAACGCAAACCTATCGTAGCCAGAATTCAGGAAAAGCGCGGCGACGACTGCTGGCTTGTTTCTGTTAAATCCCGCTGGGAACTGGAAAAGGATACGGAAATACTTGTTCCGGGACTAAAAAGACCTGCAATGAATGCGGGCAGTTATTCTTTTGAAACAATTCACGGTGAAGCTGTAGATGTGATTCATTCCGGAACACAAGCACTGCTTAGAACTGACCAACCCGATATTATGACAGGTTACTTTGTCCGAAGTGCTTAA
- a CDS encoding PHP domain-containing protein, producing MPGIDLHTHSTASDGTLSPVELVIAAKKAGLTAIALTDHDTLAGLPEAIKAGKEYGVEVIPGCELSVKSDVGVLHIVGLWVDPYSKLLLDTFKSIRKKRGMRNIEVVEKLQKLGLDITLEEVQERAAGTVGRPHIARVLLDKKYVKSFDEAFLHYLGKKGKAYVPKQSLAPEEALNLLHSTGATSILAHPALLSTNEDILDEKVKELKALGLDGIEVYYSSHTPDMTGICKKLTHKYDLLASGGSDFHGTVKPEIKLGKGAGKLFVHSSVLDDLKALRQSKGLPI from the coding sequence ATGCCAGGAATTGATCTGCATACACACTCAACAGCGTCAGACGGAACTCTTTCCCCCGTAGAGCTGGTAATTGCGGCGAAAAAGGCAGGACTGACAGCAATAGCCTTAACCGACCATGATACTCTCGCGGGCCTCCCCGAAGCGATCAAAGCAGGGAAAGAATATGGGGTGGAAGTTATCCCCGGATGCGAACTCAGCGTCAAATCAGATGTAGGAGTCCTGCATATTGTTGGCCTGTGGGTTGATCCTTATTCAAAACTTTTACTGGATACTTTTAAATCTATCCGGAAAAAAAGAGGAATGCGAAATATAGAAGTAGTTGAAAAACTACAGAAGCTAGGCTTAGATATAACTTTGGAAGAAGTACAGGAAAGAGCCGCCGGAACAGTCGGCAGACCTCATATCGCACGGGTTTTACTAGATAAAAAATATGTTAAATCTTTTGATGAAGCCTTTCTCCATTATTTGGGTAAAAAAGGCAAAGCGTACGTTCCAAAGCAAAGCCTTGCTCCTGAAGAGGCTTTAAATCTTTTGCACTCAACAGGAGCCACCTCAATTCTGGCGCATCCTGCTCTGCTTAGTACCAATGAGGATATTCTTGATGAAAAAGTTAAAGAGCTTAAGGCATTAGGCCTTGATGGGATAGAGGTCTATTACAGTTCGCACACTCCTGATATGACTGGGATTTGCAAAAAATTAACTCATAAATACGACCTTCTGGCCAGTGGCGGCTCTGATTTTCACGGTACCGTAAAACCGGAAATTAAACTCGGTAAAGGGGCTGGAAAATTATTTGTACACAGCAGTGTACTTGACGATCTTAAAGCCCTCAGGCAATCCAAGGGGCTTCCAATTTAA